From Quercus lobata isolate SW786 chromosome 1, ValleyOak3.0 Primary Assembly, whole genome shotgun sequence, one genomic window encodes:
- the LOC115952940 gene encoding uncharacterized protein LOC115952940: MAGEPRKRNPNLYCHYHQDHGHTTNNCRNLWDHLEQLVREGKLTQLLHHSSGRAGQAGSEVRGDALSRLPLGTINVIFAAPGRTGSCPSRVLSVSRSPAEDHSQVLKRAKVRVPLILGFSDEEMVETIQPHEYFLVVTLRIGGYDVRRVMVDQGSAVDVMYPDLYKGLGLKPEDLTTYNSPPSGVRTCGRPHEYLRDTEKA, translated from the exons atggcgggagagcctaggAAACGCAACCCGAACTTatattgccactatcatcaggatcatgggcacacgacGAATaattgcaggaatttatgggatCACTTGGAACAGCTGGTCCGTGAAGGGAAATTAACACAACTTTTGCATCACTCCAGTGGAAGGGCGGGCCAAGCAGGTTCAGAGGTGCGTGGGGACGCTTTATCAAGACTCCCTCTGGGTACGATTAACGTTatctttgcggccccgggaaggactggatcttgcccctcTCGAGTACTGTCGGTGTCTCGATCCCCGGCCGAGGATCATTCCCAAGTATTGAAGAGAGCCAAGGTGCGTGTCCCCCTGATTCTAGGCTTTTCGGATGAGGAGATGGTTGAgaccatacagccccatgagTATTTTTTGGTGGTAACGTTGAGAATTGGAGGGTACGATGTCAGAagggtgatggttgatcagggtaGCGCTGTGGATGTAATGTATCCAgacttgtacaaggggctaggtttaAAGCCAGAGGACTTAACAACCTACAACTCTCCTCCA AGTGGCGTCCGAACATGTGGAAGACCTCACGAgtatcttcgggatactgaAAAAGCATAA